The window TATGTTATTTGGATGGTAAACATAAGTTCTTCAATATGGATCGTTGTCTCTACAGCAATATTTGGAAGAGATTTAACTTCAAATTGGAAAATATTAGGACTAAATTCTACACAAACAATGGGACTTTTAGGTGTTATTCTAATAGTATCAATAACATTTATTGCAACTAAGGGTTTAAATAAGATTACTAAAATTACATCTATTGGTGGTTTAGCAGTTACATTTATAAACTTAGTGCTATTATTTGGATCTTTATTAATATTAGCTTTAAATGGAGGGCATTTAGCACAACCAATAACTAGTTTTAAAGGTGCATTCTTTAATTCCCCAAATCCAGGATATCAAACTTTAATATCTGTTGGATCATTTATGGTATTTTCTATATTTGCATTTGGTGGAATTGAAGTAATTGGTGGATTAAGTGATAAAACTGAAAATGCTGAAAAAACTTTCCCTAAGGGAGTTACAGTTGCAGCTATAGTAATCGCAATTGGATATGCAGTTGGAATATTTTTATGTGGTATTTTTACAAACTGGAACGAAATTTTATCAAGTCCAGGGGTACATATGGGAAATGTAGCTTATGTTCTTATGGAAAATTTAGGATACCAAATAGGACAAGCTTTAGGGCTTGCAAGTGGAACATCAGAAACTATAGGACTTATAATGTCAAGATACATGGGAATTTCTATGGTATTGGCTTTATTAGGTGCATTCTTTACATTATGCTATTCACCATTAAAGCAATTAATTGAAGGAACACCAGATGAAATGTGGCCTGAATATGTAAAGAAAATAAAAAATGATATGCCTATGAATGCTATGTGGATTCAATGTGGAATAGTAGTAGTATTTGTAATATTAGTTTCTTTCGGTGGAGAAGGGGCTTCAAAGTTCTTTTCAAAATTAATATTAATGACAAATGTAGCCATGACAATACCCTATGTATTTGTAGCTGGAGCATTTCCATTATTTAAAGAAAAAACAGAAATAGCAAAACCTTTTGAAATTTATAAAAAAAGAAGTACAGTGTTAATTGCTACATTCTTTACAATAATTTCTGTTTCTTTTGCAAATATTGCAACAATTTTATCTCCATATTTAACAAGCGGAGATATTAGTTCAACTATTTGGATGATTGCAGGACCTGTATTCTTTACAATAGTTGCTCTTGGAATATATAAAAAATATGAATTAAAACATTTAAAAGATCAAGCTATAATAGCTACTGATAAATAAAAAAAAGGACTATCACTAGTCCCCGGCTCTAGATTTTATCTAGAGCTTTTTTATTTGTTATCAGGTTTATAAACTCCAGAATTTAAAGCATTTTGCATAGCTGCACGAATTTTACTAGCTCTAACAGTAGCTCCTGCCATTTCTATTTTTTCAGGAGAATATAACATCTCTTTAGCGTCATTTATATTTTTTCCTTCAGTAGCTTTTAAAGCTGCTAAATATTCATTTTTAATATTTTCTAGATTTTTATCTTTTAAATAATTTTTTCCCTTATATTGTAAAGTTCTAAACCTTGTATTAGAAACAATATCATTTTTTAATTTAAATTGAACTTCTGTTTGTGTTTCTTGCCCAGATACAAAAACACCTCTATAAGTTCCATCTCTATGGTCAGCTGCAAATGCAGAAATTCCAGATAATATTCCTACAACTATAAGTATCTTTTTCAAAAAAATCCCTCCCGTAATTTACTATACAATTATAGTAAACTAAATATCTATAAAAGTCAATTATTTTTATATTCAAAATATATTTTTTACATAATAATTATGAGCCTATTTACATTTTTAAATTCTTAAGGTATATATAAAAAGAAAGGAAAGTGTGGGAGGATAAAATGGAATTAAAAATTTATGAAGATATATTTAAAAAGGATTTTTTAGAAAAATTAATTAATAAAAGTAGAAAAAAATTATTATATTTTTTTACATATAATGAGGGAGATAGAGATATATTATATAATAATTTAGATAAAGATAATGAACTTGTAGTATTAGTATATCAAAATCATAAATTGATTTTTGACTGTAAAAGTTTTCATTTTATGCTTGAAGAAACTATCGAAAATAAAATAGAAAAAAAAGTTTATTATTCACTTAACGACAATCGAAGTAAAAGTGAAAAATTAAATTATTTTTATTCTTTTTTATTGACCCTGCCCTTAGAGGATAGTGTATCTTGTAAGTGAGGTGATATTTATGAAAGATTTATTTGAAAGTGTAAAAATTAATAATTTAGATATTAAAAATGCCTTTGTAAGAAGTGCAACATGGGAAAATTTAACAGAAGATGGATATATAAATGAAAAATTACTTAAAATTTATGAGGAACTTGCAGAGGGTGAAATTGGACTAATTTTAACAGGGTATGCAAATATCGTAAAAGAAGAACAACCTAATGCAGGAATGTTTGGAATATATGATGATAGTTTTATAGATGGATATAAGCAATTAACAGAAGTTGTTCATAAATATAATAGTAAAATATTTTTACAAGTTGCTTATGGTGGAACAAAAACAACTTATAATTTAGGAGAAAGAATTATTTTCGCCCCAAGTGATATTCCTGAAAGGGGAACTGGTACGCAGGGAAAAACTATGACAAAGAAAGAGATAGATTATATTGTAGAAGCCTTTGGAGAAAGTGCTAGGAGAGCTAAGGAAGCTAATTTTGATGGAATAGAAATTCATGGAGCTCATACATATTTAATAGGACAATTTTTATCTCCATATTATAACAAAAGAGAAGATGAATATGGTGGTTCTCTTGAAAATAGAATGAGATTTTTAATAGAAGTTTATCAGTCTATGAGAAATAAAGTAGGAAAAGAATATCCTATTATCGTTAAACTTACTGCAAGTGAATTTTTTGATGGAGGTTTAACCTTTGAAGAAACTAAACGTATCTGTAAAAAAATGGAAGAAATAGGAATTGATGGAATTGAAATTTCTGGAAATATTCATGGAAAAGGTGAGAGTTTAATAGGAAAAGAATTTGATGGATTTATTTTAAAAAATGAAGGATATTTTTCTGAGTATGCAAAAGAAATAGCTAAAATTTGTCAAATACCTATTATTACAGTGGGTGGAATAAAAACTTTTGAAGGTGCACAAGAAATTATAGATAATAGTGAAATATCAATGATTGGAATCTCTAGACCTCTTTTAGCAGAGCCAAAACTTATAAAAAAATGGAAAAATGGAAATAGAGAAAAAGTAAAATGTATAAGATGTAGTAAATGTAGAAATAAAGATGGAAATTATTGTATTTTTAAATAAATAGTTGGCTACAAATTTATTTAGTTGTTAGGGATAAGAAGATTAAACTTAATATCTTCTTCCCCTAAAACTATTATTTCTACTTCTAAATCTTTTAATTCAAGTGCTTCTTCCTCATCATTGCAAACAAGAAGACTACCTTTTATAGATCCACTTCTACTGTAACGTCTTACTAATTCAAAAATTCTACCTATTTTAATAGGTGTAATTTTTTCATCAATAGAAATTAAAGTATGTTTTGTATTGATAAAATATTCTTTAAAATCTTCAGTTTTTAATTCAAAAAAATATAAACTTTCAATATCTTGATAAAGTCTTACTTTTATAGTTGCATTAGAATAAATATCTTTATTTATTTTCTCTAAATCATAAACATCAAAATGTTTAAAAATAAAAGAAAATAAAAATGGTTTTTCTATAACAATATCATTTGATGTAATAAATTTTGATTGTAACATTTACTACCCCCATTCTGTAGCCAACTTTTATAATTATAAACCTAAGTATTTTAATATTCAATAAAATATTTTATGTAGCTCAAGAAAGTATAAAATACCTCCTACAATTAGAGCGGGAATTACATTATAAATTGTTACCATTAATGCAGATTTTTTATTTAAAGCTAAGAGAGGAAATAAAGCATCTCCATCGTTACAAATTGCATTTGCAGCTAAAGCAGAAAAAGGAACAATATCTGCTAAGTAAAGAGAAGCAATTAAAATTTGAGGACCACATCCTGGTATAAGGCCAAACGCTGTAGCTATAATAACAACTAAAAATCCATTTTGAGAAATGATTTCTAATAATTTTTCTTCCCCACCGATTAACTGAATTCCTATTCCATATAAAAAGAAAGCTACAAAAACCCAAGTAATTAGAAATGCAGTTTCTTCTGCACTATGAATTATAGTTTCTTTTATAGAATTTAACTTACTTTCAACTTTATCAAAATTACTTCCTTGAGTAAATTTTCTACTAATAATAGTATAGGCAATACAAAGAAAAGTCCCTAAGAATCCAACAATTTCAAATATACTATGTTCTTCATGGGAATGATGATGACCATGAGCTAAATGTTCTATTGCTAAGGGAATACTTAAGATAACTAATCCCCAAAAAATTTTGTACCAAATATTATGGGTGAAATTAAATATAAATGTACTTGTATGTGACCTATGTAAAACCTTATCTATAATATCATCATGATTATGAGCAAAATGTTTATGATGATGATCTTTAATTTCAGAACTTCGATTAATCTCTTCTAATTTATTTTGATTTAAATTAACTTTAATATTTTTCCCAATATTGAATTTATCAATTAAAATTCCAGAAGTAATTCCAGTAAATCCACTGATTAAAAGTATCCAAAAATATATTTTAGGAGCACCAACTAAGATAATAAATGCAGCATCTCCCATGGTTGTAATAAATGCAGCTACTAATGCTCCAAAGGATACTTTTCCAAGCACATATAATGGAACCATAATAATAGCTCCTCCACATCCAGGAATTAATCCTAATAAAGATGCTAGGATAATTTGATGAGATCCTTTTTTTTCTAGATGAGATATAATTATCCCATTAAATTTATAATCTATTAATCCAATAAGAAAAAGAGTAATTGAAACAAAAACTCCAACAGTTAAAAAAGCTTCAATTGCTGAAGAATAAATAATTTTAAAAATGTCCATAAAAACAGCCCCTTTATTTTGTAAATCAAACCTTTTTATATACTAATATAAAAAAACAGAAATTGCAATATTTTTTGAAAAAAAAATCTTCCATTTCTGGAAGATTAAATTCTTTGTAAACTATACATACTATCTTTTTTTAGTTTTACCTTTAATTTATTTAAAGCTTTTGCTTCTAATTGCCTAATTCTTTCTCTTGTCACACCTAATTCATATCCAATTTCAGTTAAGGTTTTAGGTTGATCACTTAAAAAGCCATATCTATTATAAATAATAGTTTTTTCTTTTTGATTTAGAATAGAAAGGGCTTCTTCAATTTGATTTTGTAAAGCTAGATATTCAACTTTTTTTGATAAATTTCCAAAATTACTATCTTCAACGGTATCTAGTAAAATAATATCTTCAGAACTATTTTTAATTTCTTTATATAAAGAAATTGTATTTCGATTTATATTTTTTAATAGTTTTAAAGTTTTTTTAGAAATATTTAAAATTTTTGCTGCATCTTCATCTGTTAATTCTTTATTTTCTATAAAAGATTTGTCTTGCAACTTTTTATAGTTATATAAAAGTTCGAGAATATAAACAGGTAATTTGATATTTTTAAATCCATTAAAACATGCTTTTGAAATATATTGTTTTATCCAATATGTTGCATAGGTTGAAAAACGAAATCCTCTATCAGGGTCAAAAAGTTCAACAGCACGAGATAAACCGATAATTCCTTCTTGAATTAGATCTAAGAGTTCATTTTCACTATTTAAATAATTTTTAGCAATACTTACTACTAGTCGTATGTTTGATATAATAAGTGTTTCACGGGCATCTTCATCACCATTAAGAGCTCTTTTGGAATAATAAATTTCCTCTTGGGAAGTAAGATTTTTAATTTTACTTATTTCAGCAATATATGAATCTAAATGTTTCCTCATAAATATTCCTCTTTTCTAGCTTTTTTCTAATAGAATTGTCCTACTTTATTATATAAAGAAGTAAAGGAATACTCTACCTAAATAACTATAAAATTTTATGAAATATTTATCATTATGAGAATTATGATTCTAAATATTTAATTTCATTTTGTTTAATTTTTCTAAATTCTAAGGGAGTTTTATTGTATTTTTCTTTAAAAACTTTAGATAAAAATCCTGAATTTGAAAAATTTAAATTTTCTGAAATATCAGAAATTTTATTTTTTTGAGTAATTAAATCATATGCAGCAAGTTGTAATTTTTGATCTAAAATATATTGTGATGGATACATCTGAAACTCTTCTAGAAATAAAGATACAACATTGTTTTTATTTAAAAAGAATTTTTTTTGTATATCTGCAACTGTTATAGTCGTTATATTTTCATTAATATGTTTAACAATTTCTTCAATAACATTTTCATTTTTATCAAAAGATTTGTGCTCTGAGTATTCCATAAAAATTCGAGAAAAAAGACGAAATAAAACTAAATTAATTTGATTTATGTCTTTAAATGAATTTAGTATTTCTAAACAGTCTGGAGAAAATTTAAAATGTTTATGAAGGAAGAAACTTTTTTCGATAATTTTAGTATAAAAATCTTCAAAGAAATTTTCTTTAATATGAATAAGAATATATTCAATGTCATCAGTTAAGATTTGATATATTCCTAAAAATTTCTTTCTAGTCATAATAAAATTATTTTTACAAAGAACTTTTGAAACATTTTCAAAACGCATTTCTCCTTTTAAACAAAATCTTAAAATAACTCCATCTTTAGAATAAAAACTTCTTCCTAATTTAGGAGCGCTATTTCCAGAAATTTTAATAACATCAAAATATTTTGTTATATGAGTTTGAGCAATATCTTCTAATAAATTTAATTGATCAAGTATTTTGACTTCAGGACAATAATAGATATTTTCTATGAGGTTTAAATTAAATTTCAATAAATAAAATTCAAAATGATATAGTCGTAAACATCGCTCTTCTAATTTGATTAAAACGGTTTCTCTATTATAATTATAATTATCTTTTAGATCTAAATAATTTCCAATAATTTTTAAAACATTATCTTTAAAAGAATCATTTTTGAAAAAAATATTGTTTTTAGTAATCAATTTTTCATAAATATTTTCATGTTTACTTAAAGACTCATTAAAAACAGATAAAATGGATAAATTATCTAATTGAAGGAATTCTTTGTTATTTCCTGTTATAATCAGTTCAAAAATATTAAGAGTCTTTTTATATAAAGAAAAGAAATCTTTATTTTGATTAGACATATTTATTTCTAAAGCTTTTATGGCACCACTATACAAATTATAATCCTCCCTTAAAATTTAAGTCAATCTAAAATAATGAACAAAACTTATTATAACATGTTTATAAGAAAAAATTAAGAAATTAATAAAAAAAATTAATAAAATTTGTGAAAACAAAGTATATTTATGTAATAAAAAAAATGAAATAATTATAAAAAAAATGACACCAAAGAGACATTTTGTGAAAAAGTTGACAATATGTCGTGAAAATCTAAAAAAAAGCAGAAATCTCATGAAAGTATACTATATTAATATCATAACAAAGCTATTATAATAAAATTGTGTACAAAATACAGTGTACAAGAACCAACAGAAAGGAATTATTATGAAAATAAGATTACATATATTATCTGTTTTATTTATATTTTTAAGTTTTATATCATATGGATTTGATTTTGGTCCTATGGGATTTGATAAAAGAATAGATGATGGTTCTGGATATGGAGAGTTTTCTCTTAGAAATCATGAAAATCATCCCATAAGATATAAAATAAGTATTTTAGATTCTGGGAAAAAAAATAATATATCTAAATATGCCAGTGTTTATCCTAAAATTTTAACTATTCCAGCTCAAGGGGAAAAAATTTTTAAGGTATATGTAGATCCTAAAGAAAATATTAAACCTGGAGAATATACATTTTTATTGGGAATGAAAAGTATTGGAATCCCATTTTTAGGAGATGGAGAAATAAAAAATTCTAAACCAGAAGTAACTATGCAAGCTGGTGTAAATGTAGAAATGTCATGTTATGCTGGGAATATTAAAAATTACTTTGACATCAAAAATCCACAATTTTATAAAAAAGTTGAAAAGGATGGAGTAATAAAAAGATATTTTAAAGGAAAAGTTTTAAATAATACTGGAAGAGGATATGAAATAGGTGTTGGATTTTATGATGCTAATAATACTTTAATGGACGTTAAAGCTAAAGGAAGATTGGTAAATAAAAGCTCAATGGATGTAAATATATTAATACCAAATCAAGCTAAGAAAATAGTATTTTATGATTATAATAACCAAATTGTAGTAGGGCAACAAATAACAATTAAATAATAAATATTACATAAAAGCGGAGGAGAAAAAGAATATGAAAAAAGTTTTATTAGGATTATTAGCAGTTTCAGCAATTTCGTTTGGAGCTTCAAATTCAGGAGACAATAATTTAGAAAAAACAACAGGAGTTCCAGTAGAAGTAAGAGCAAATGTTATACCTAAAGGAGCAAGATTAGTATTAGTTGATGGAAATGATAATATAATTGATAAATTAGTTTTTGATCACAAAAATATAATCCAAGGACAAACTCATGCAATGACTCAAATGGTAAAAGTAAGAAGAACGGATAATGGAGCTTTATTTGCATCTGGAAGCAAAGATGGAACAGTAACATTTAGTGCTATTCCTACTATAAATGGAAAAACTGCAACTGCAAATGATAACAATTTTCCTTTATATAAAGATTTAGGTGGAAAAGAAGAAGAGTTAAGTTCAACTTTAGATTTTAATAATAAGCCAATTAACATAGATGAAACAGGAACAAAAGCTCAAACAATGGTAACTTCAACAGTTATAGCAAAAGCAGATCAAGAAGAAGGTTTATATATTGGAACAGGAACATTTACAGCAACATTAGGTGAGAAAGGAGCAACAAAATAGTAAAAAAGTAATTTATAGAATGGGGTAGTTATCTCACAGGATGACTACCTTTTTATATAAATTATACCTTTTGAAAAGGAGATGAATAATGAAAAGGATATATGTAATATTGTTATTATTAGGAACATTTAGTTGTTTTTTATATGGGTATATTAATGTAGATCCATTGTATTTTGATAAGAGAATCGATGGAGTGGGAGGCTATAAAGAATATACTTTAACAAATAGTACTAATAAGACTTTAAGATATCGAGTTTATAGTGAAAAAATAAGTAATCAAAATGATATGAGCTCTTGGATAGATTTTTATCCAAAATCAATTACTTTAAAAAAAGGTGAAA of the Cetobacterium ceti genome contains:
- the yjeM gene encoding glutamate/gamma-aminobutyrate family transporter YjeM: MSQNVSKEKKLTLISLILMIFTSVFGFTNIPRSFYLMGYAAIPWYIISAAFFFIPYAFMMAEYGAAFKGESGGIYSWMKRSVNEKYAFIGTFMWYASYVIWMVNISSSIWIVVSTAIFGRDLTSNWKILGLNSTQTMGLLGVILIVSITFIATKGLNKITKITSIGGLAVTFINLVLLFGSLLILALNGGHLAQPITSFKGAFFNSPNPGYQTLISVGSFMVFSIFAFGGIEVIGGLSDKTENAEKTFPKGVTVAAIVIAIGYAVGIFLCGIFTNWNEILSSPGVHMGNVAYVLMENLGYQIGQALGLASGTSETIGLIMSRYMGISMVLALLGAFFTLCYSPLKQLIEGTPDEMWPEYVKKIKNDMPMNAMWIQCGIVVVFVILVSFGGEGASKFFSKLILMTNVAMTIPYVFVAGAFPLFKEKTEIAKPFEIYKKRSTVLIATFFTIISVSFANIATILSPYLTSGDISSTIWMIAGPVFFTIVALGIYKKYELKHLKDQAIIATDK
- a CDS encoding NADH:flavin oxidoreductase, whose translation is MKDLFESVKINNLDIKNAFVRSATWENLTEDGYINEKLLKIYEELAEGEIGLILTGYANIVKEEQPNAGMFGIYDDSFIDGYKQLTEVVHKYNSKIFLQVAYGGTKTTYNLGERIIFAPSDIPERGTGTQGKTMTKKEIDYIVEAFGESARRAKEANFDGIEIHGAHTYLIGQFLSPYYNKREDEYGGSLENRMRFLIEVYQSMRNKVGKEYPIIVKLTASEFFDGGLTFEETKRICKKMEEIGIDGIEISGNIHGKGESLIGKEFDGFILKNEGYFSEYAKEIAKICQIPIITVGGIKTFEGAQEIIDNSEISMIGISRPLLAEPKLIKKWKNGNREKVKCIRCSKCRNKDGNYCIFK
- a CDS encoding putative manganese transporter; its protein translation is MDIFKIIYSSAIEAFLTVGVFVSITLFLIGLIDYKFNGIIISHLEKKGSHQIILASLLGLIPGCGGAIIMVPLYVLGKVSFGALVAAFITTMGDAAFIILVGAPKIYFWILLISGFTGITSGILIDKFNIGKNIKVNLNQNKLEEINRSSEIKDHHHKHFAHNHDDIIDKVLHRSHTSTFIFNFTHNIWYKIFWGLVILSIPLAIEHLAHGHHHSHEEHSIFEIVGFLGTFLCIAYTIISRKFTQGSNFDKVESKLNSIKETIIHSAEETAFLITWVFVAFFLYGIGIQLIGGEEKLLEIISQNGFLVVIIATAFGLIPGCGPQILIASLYLADIVPFSALAANAICNDGDALFPLLALNKKSALMVTIYNVIPALIVGGILYFLELHKIFY
- a CDS encoding sigma-70 family RNA polymerase sigma factor — translated: MRKHLDSYIAEISKIKNLTSQEEIYYSKRALNGDEDARETLIISNIRLVVSIAKNYLNSENELLDLIQEGIIGLSRAVELFDPDRGFRFSTYATYWIKQYISKACFNGFKNIKLPVYILELLYNYKKLQDKSFIENKELTDEDAAKILNISKKTLKLLKNINRNTISLYKEIKNSSEDIILLDTVEDSNFGNLSKKVEYLALQNQIEEALSILNQKEKTIIYNRYGFLSDQPKTLTEIGYELGVTRERIRQLEAKALNKLKVKLKKDSMYSLQRI
- a CDS encoding helix-turn-helix transcriptional regulator, giving the protein MYSGAIKALEINMSNQNKDFFSLYKKTLNIFELIITGNNKEFLQLDNLSILSVFNESLSKHENIYEKLITKNNIFFKNDSFKDNVLKIIGNYLDLKDNYNYNRETVLIKLEERCLRLYHFEFYLLKFNLNLIENIYYCPEVKILDQLNLLEDIAQTHITKYFDVIKISGNSAPKLGRSFYSKDGVILRFCLKGEMRFENVSKVLCKNNFIMTRKKFLGIYQILTDDIEYILIHIKENFFEDFYTKIIEKSFFLHKHFKFSPDCLEILNSFKDINQINLVLFRLFSRIFMEYSEHKSFDKNENVIEEIVKHINENITTITVADIQKKFFLNKNNVVSLFLEEFQMYPSQYILDQKLQLAAYDLITQKNKISDISENLNFSNSGFLSKVFKEKYNKTPLEFRKIKQNEIKYLES